From the genome of Nitrospira lenta, one region includes:
- the fbp gene encoding class 1 fructose-bisphosphatase, producing MGQFPLTLSRFIIRSQAERPSATGECSSLLNQIGLVGKIIAHDLRRAGLINILGTTGETNVQGETVKKLDEIANDTFLRAFQGGGLVCALGSEEMEQMVLLPENCPQGTYMLLFDPLDGSSNTDCNMPLGSIFSVLKHTQTDRPPTESDLLKKGIEQVAAGYLLFGSSTMLVYTTGHGVHGFTLDPGIGEYVLSHERIQIPQRGKVYAANEGNRHKWPSGTQQYIEFLKTPDSAAGRPYSGRYSGCLVADVHRILLGGGVYLYPGEVDKPEGKLRLLYEANPLGMVVEQAGGRASTGTMRILDIEPKKIHQRVPLIIGSQGDVETAEAFIQGRA from the coding sequence ATGGGCCAATTTCCCCTTACATTAAGCCGCTTTATCATTCGCAGTCAGGCCGAGCGCCCGAGTGCGACCGGTGAATGTTCCAGCCTGCTGAATCAGATCGGGCTCGTAGGGAAAATCATTGCTCATGATCTACGCCGAGCCGGCCTGATCAATATTCTTGGTACGACCGGAGAAACGAACGTCCAAGGCGAAACCGTCAAAAAGTTGGACGAGATTGCCAATGATACCTTTCTCCGCGCATTTCAGGGCGGGGGCCTGGTCTGTGCGTTAGGCTCTGAGGAAATGGAGCAGATGGTTTTGCTCCCTGAGAATTGTCCTCAGGGGACGTATATGCTGCTCTTCGACCCTCTCGATGGCTCGTCCAATACCGACTGCAATATGCCGCTGGGCTCAATTTTCTCTGTCTTGAAGCATACGCAGACCGATCGCCCACCGACGGAGAGTGATCTGCTGAAAAAAGGGATTGAGCAGGTCGCTGCCGGGTATCTGCTGTTTGGGTCCAGCACGATGCTGGTGTACACCACTGGGCATGGCGTACATGGGTTTACCCTGGATCCCGGCATCGGAGAGTACGTGCTCTCGCATGAGCGTATTCAGATTCCCCAGCGTGGGAAGGTCTATGCGGCAAATGAGGGCAACCGTCACAAGTGGCCTTCCGGGACGCAGCAGTATATCGAGTTTCTTAAGACCCCAGACAGCGCGGCCGGCCGGCCGTACAGCGGTCGATATTCGGGGTGCCTGGTCGCTGACGTCCATCGCATCCTGCTCGGCGGAGGTGTATATCTTTATCCGGGCGAAGTCGACAAGCCGGAAGGCAAGCTGAGACTTCTCTATGAAGCCAATCCTTTGGGCATGGTGGTGGAACAGGCCGGGGGGCGAGCCTCGACTGGTACGATGCGAATTCTCGATATCGAACCGAAGAAAATTCACCAGCGAGTTCCTCTGATTATCGGCAGTCAGGGCGATGTTGAGACCGCCGAAGCATTTATTCAGGGCCGGGCGTAA
- a CDS encoding DUF3108 domain-containing protein, with protein sequence MLSAGVPGPVHADEGARSLTRPFRVGERLTYDISFLNISAGTAVMEVGPGDAVGNHPSGRFITTAVSSPKVTRFFPVDNRVESLTDLTTLLPERMTFRRREGKKKEDIEYVFHRNDNTVSATRGGVTEVLPIPAETQDLISCLYYVRSLLPLKPGASQALTVYHDKKIRQIEVRVEKIELLDGPWGNLEAAQVLVIMPFQGIFLNQGNIRVWFTTDERRVPLRMKAKVVIGSIVADLVDGIPEVTRVK encoded by the coding sequence TTGCTTTCAGCCGGGGTTCCCGGCCCGGTCCATGCCGATGAGGGTGCTCGTTCTCTTACCCGCCCGTTCAGAGTGGGTGAGCGGCTGACCTACGATATTTCCTTTCTCAATATCAGTGCAGGAACGGCCGTGATGGAGGTCGGTCCAGGCGATGCTGTCGGGAATCATCCGTCGGGAAGATTTATCACGACGGCGGTGTCGAGCCCAAAGGTCACGAGATTTTTCCCTGTCGACAATCGTGTCGAGTCCCTGACGGATCTGACGACGCTGTTGCCGGAACGCATGACTTTCCGGAGGCGAGAGGGGAAAAAGAAGGAGGATATCGAGTATGTCTTTCACCGGAATGACAACACCGTCTCGGCCACGCGAGGCGGGGTCACGGAAGTTCTTCCGATTCCAGCCGAGACCCAAGATCTGATTTCCTGCCTCTATTATGTGCGAAGCCTGTTGCCGCTGAAGCCGGGCGCATCCCAGGCCTTGACGGTCTACCATGATAAGAAGATTCGCCAGATTGAAGTGCGGGTTGAGAAGATTGAGTTGCTGGATGGGCCGTGGGGAAACCTTGAAGCAGCGCAGGTCCTTGTGATTATGCCGTTTCAAGGGATCTTTCTGAATCAGGGGAATATCCGCGTGTGGTTTACGACCGACGAGCGTCGGGTTCCGTTGCGCATGAAGGCCAAAGTGGTGATCGGTTCGATTGTGGCCGACTTGGTGGACGGAATTCCAGAGGTCACTCGCGTGAAGTAA
- a CDS encoding phosphomannomutase/phosphoglucomutase: protein MGLFREYDLRGIVGKELTVDIAERVGRAYCTHVRGRGAKTVTVGRDGRLSSPELYHALVKGLLAGGLNVIDIGICPSPLVYFSLHTLPVDGGIMITGSHNAAEYNGFKICVGKEAIHGDEIQALRRILEQGQFVSGQGTLTAHPIIPDYLAYIKKSFAGVDAKRLHVVIDCGSGVAALIAKDALELLGCKVTGLYCELDGRFPHHHPDPTVLENLADLMHAVKEHKADVGIGYDGDADRIGAVDEHGQVLWGDRLLVIYSRDILAVKPGSTIISEVKASQSLYDDIAKHGGRPVMWKTGHSLIKAKMKEEKAVLAGEMSGHMFFADRYFGYDDAVYASCRLVEILAKSAKPLSALVADLPDTTVTPEIRVDLPDAIKFDVVKQVRDRFERYAKTKQGLGPEQRRVRELVTIDGVRAVFEDGWGLIRASNTQPALVLRFEATTPAKLDAIRAIVEGELADVRRELEG, encoded by the coding sequence ATGGGATTGTTTCGCGAATACGACTTGCGCGGCATCGTTGGGAAAGAACTGACCGTGGACATTGCCGAGCGCGTAGGGCGTGCATATTGTACGCATGTACGAGGGCGCGGTGCGAAGACGGTCACCGTGGGACGAGATGGCCGGCTCAGTTCTCCCGAGTTATATCACGCGCTGGTTAAGGGGTTGCTTGCCGGCGGCCTCAATGTGATCGATATCGGGATCTGTCCCTCTCCGCTGGTCTATTTCTCGTTGCACACCTTGCCGGTTGACGGCGGCATCATGATTACCGGGAGTCATAACGCCGCCGAGTACAACGGGTTCAAGATTTGTGTCGGGAAAGAAGCGATTCACGGCGACGAGATTCAGGCACTGCGGCGGATCCTGGAGCAGGGGCAGTTTGTTTCCGGCCAGGGAACGCTGACCGCGCATCCCATCATTCCCGACTATCTAGCCTATATCAAGAAAAGTTTTGCTGGAGTGGATGCGAAGCGATTGCACGTGGTCATTGATTGCGGTAGCGGCGTGGCCGCGCTTATTGCGAAAGATGCTTTGGAATTATTGGGCTGCAAGGTGACGGGCTTGTATTGCGAGCTGGATGGCCGATTCCCGCATCATCACCCGGACCCCACGGTGTTGGAGAATCTTGCGGACCTCATGCACGCGGTCAAGGAGCACAAGGCGGATGTGGGTATTGGCTACGATGGCGATGCGGATCGGATCGGGGCCGTGGATGAACACGGGCAGGTATTGTGGGGCGATCGATTACTGGTGATCTATTCTCGCGATATTCTGGCGGTCAAGCCGGGCAGCACCATCATCTCCGAAGTGAAAGCGTCACAAAGCCTCTACGACGATATTGCCAAGCATGGCGGCCGTCCGGTGATGTGGAAGACGGGCCATTCTCTGATCAAGGCGAAGATGAAGGAAGAGAAGGCTGTGTTAGCGGGTGAGATGTCCGGGCACATGTTCTTTGCCGATCGGTATTTTGGCTACGACGATGCGGTCTATGCCTCGTGCCGGCTCGTGGAGATTCTCGCCAAGAGCGCGAAGCCGCTGTCTGCATTAGTCGCCGATCTCCCGGATACGACGGTGACGCCGGAAATTCGTGTGGATCTTCCCGATGCGATTAAATTTGATGTCGTCAAGCAGGTTCGCGATCGGTTCGAACGGTATGCCAAGACTAAGCAGGGGCTTGGTCCGGAGCAGCGCCGGGTGCGTGAGTTGGTGACGATCGATGGAGTGCGCGCGGTCTTCGAAGACGGCTGGGGGTTAATTCGCGCGTCGAATACACAGCCGGCATTGGTGCTCAGATTCGAAGCCACAACGCCTGCGAAACTTGATGCAATTCGTGCGATTGTGGAAGGCGAGTTGGCCGATGTGCGCAGGGAACTCGAAGGATAG
- a CDS encoding mannose-1-phosphate guanylyltransferase/mannose-6-phosphate isomerase, whose protein sequence is MTVRTKNLYPVIMAGGSGTRFWPLSRQLFPKQLLKIGGEQTLIQQTMQRVLGCAPSSQVLISTNAAQAELIRGQLGDWKQDLKDGFVLEPEGRNTAPAIALAALEVVRRDPNGLMLVVPADHVVSGQREFSAAVALASQLADEGYLVTFGIKPIRPETGYGYIKPNGRKLLGTRGTLKGYRVDKFVEKPNATKAAQYLKAGQYYWNSGMFVWRAATILDEIRTHQPALGKVVDRIAQLQASGAPKQTIDEVYRWATSVSIDNGVMELSSKAAVVPVKFRWSDVGSWGSLDEVAEKDKSGNVLVGRVIDLESSRSIVYADRRVVATIGLEDMVVVDTPDATLVCPKSRAQDVKKVVEILKQQKAPEHLEHLTVHRPWGSYTILEEGAGFKVKRVTVNPGGRLSLQLHHKRSEHWVVIAGTARVTRGEEVFDLQVGQSTAIPVETKHRLENPGKETVHIIEVQNGPYLGEDDIVRFKDDYGRTANG, encoded by the coding sequence ATGACGGTGCGAACGAAGAATCTGTACCCGGTGATCATGGCCGGTGGAAGCGGGACCAGGTTTTGGCCATTGAGCCGGCAATTGTTTCCCAAACAATTGCTGAAAATCGGGGGAGAGCAGACGCTGATTCAACAGACGATGCAACGGGTGCTGGGGTGTGCGCCGTCGTCTCAGGTCCTCATCTCGACGAACGCGGCTCAGGCGGAGTTGATTCGTGGACAGCTGGGTGACTGGAAGCAGGATCTGAAAGACGGATTCGTTCTGGAGCCTGAAGGGCGAAACACCGCACCGGCGATTGCGTTGGCGGCGCTCGAAGTCGTGCGGCGCGATCCGAACGGACTGATGCTGGTGGTGCCGGCCGATCATGTAGTGTCTGGGCAAAGAGAGTTCTCAGCTGCGGTGGCGCTGGCGTCACAACTCGCGGATGAGGGCTATCTCGTCACATTCGGGATCAAGCCGATCAGGCCGGAAACGGGCTATGGCTATATCAAGCCGAATGGACGAAAACTATTGGGCACGCGGGGAACGCTCAAAGGGTATCGCGTGGATAAATTCGTGGAGAAGCCAAATGCGACCAAAGCCGCGCAGTATCTCAAGGCGGGACAGTACTATTGGAACAGCGGAATGTTCGTGTGGCGCGCCGCGACGATCCTCGATGAAATTCGGACGCACCAGCCTGCGCTCGGGAAAGTCGTGGATCGCATCGCCCAATTGCAGGCCTCAGGCGCTCCCAAGCAGACGATCGACGAAGTTTACCGATGGGCGACATCGGTTTCCATCGATAATGGTGTCATGGAGCTCTCGTCCAAGGCGGCAGTCGTTCCAGTAAAATTCCGCTGGTCTGATGTCGGCAGCTGGGGAAGTTTGGATGAAGTGGCCGAGAAGGACAAGTCTGGCAATGTGCTGGTCGGTCGGGTCATTGACCTCGAAAGCTCACGCTCGATCGTGTACGCCGATCGCCGGGTCGTGGCCACGATTGGGTTGGAGGACATGGTGGTAGTGGATACGCCTGATGCCACGCTGGTCTGTCCGAAGTCTCGCGCGCAGGATGTCAAAAAGGTGGTGGAGATTCTGAAGCAGCAGAAAGCGCCGGAACATCTCGAGCATCTGACGGTCCATCGCCCCTGGGGATCCTATACGATTCTTGAAGAGGGAGCCGGCTTCAAGGTGAAACGCGTGACGGTGAATCCCGGCGGGCGTCTCTCGCTTCAGCTGCACCACAAGCGGAGCGAGCATTGGGTCGTGATTGCGGGAACCGCACGGGTCACGAGAGGTGAAGAGGTGTTTGACCTCCAGGTCGGACAGAGCACCGCCATTCCCGTCGAGACCAAACATCGGTTGGAAAATCCCGGGAAAGAGACGGTCCATATTATCGAAGTCCAGAATGGTCCGTATCTTGGGGAAGATGACATCGTGCGATTCAAAGACGATTACGGACGAACTGCCAACGGGTAG
- a CDS encoding KdsC family phosphatase, whose protein sequence is MKEKIVERSRLSNVRLFATDVDGVLTDAGMYYSESGDEWKKFNTRDGMGIKLLQKAGYVTAIVTQERTKIVARRAEKLAIPELHQGVMDKLTVIREMAGRHGLSLSQVAYIGDDVNDLEALRAVGFSAAPADGMPIVRDAVHYVCQKKGGEGAVREIAEMLLSVRADIA, encoded by the coding sequence ATGAAAGAGAAGATTGTTGAGCGAAGCAGGCTGAGCAACGTTCGCCTGTTCGCGACCGATGTCGATGGAGTGCTGACTGATGCGGGCATGTACTATTCAGAATCGGGCGATGAGTGGAAGAAGTTCAACACGCGCGACGGGATGGGGATCAAGCTGCTGCAAAAGGCTGGCTATGTGACGGCGATCGTCACGCAGGAACGAACGAAGATCGTGGCACGACGGGCTGAAAAACTCGCGATCCCGGAGCTGCACCAGGGGGTGATGGATAAGCTCACAGTGATTCGCGAGATGGCCGGCCGTCATGGCTTGTCCTTGAGCCAGGTTGCCTATATTGGTGACGATGTGAATGATCTTGAGGCGCTGCGCGCGGTCGGGTTCTCGGCCGCTCCGGCCGATGGGATGCCCATCGTGCGCGATGCTGTGCACTATGTGTGTCAGAAAAAAGGTGGGGAAGGGGCTGTGCGGGAAATTGCCGAGATGCTGCTCAGTGTCCGTGCGGATATAGCGTAA
- the rfbD gene encoding dTDP-4-dehydrorhamnose reductase has protein sequence MRILMTGANGQLGCELRRVFASETLILKDLPEFDLSGLRIEEDVVGARPDLIIHAGAYTDVDGAEREPERAMAINASGTAQVARAAARVGARLLYISTDYVFPGTQRHPYSEADAPAPVNAYGLSKWRGEQAVAESGADALIVRTAWLYGAMGKNFVKSIMRAALTQPSLRVVDDQRGSPTSVEDLASVIKATATGSMQGILHVTNRGDCTWCEFARAIVEAMNLDISVLPISTTEAGRLAPRPAYSVLGQQRLARLDLAPRDWREALNQFVKAEQALVTVHP, from the coding sequence ATGCGGATCCTGATGACCGGTGCCAACGGGCAATTGGGGTGCGAGTTACGTCGGGTATTCGCCTCCGAGACGCTCATCCTGAAGGATCTTCCTGAGTTCGATCTCTCTGGATTGCGGATAGAAGAGGATGTTGTGGGGGCAAGGCCTGATCTCATCATTCACGCCGGGGCCTATACTGATGTCGATGGAGCCGAGCGCGAACCCGAGCGGGCGATGGCGATCAATGCGTCCGGAACCGCGCAGGTAGCACGGGCAGCCGCGCGAGTCGGCGCTCGGTTGCTGTATATCTCGACCGACTATGTCTTTCCCGGCACCCAGCGACATCCCTACAGCGAAGCCGATGCGCCGGCTCCCGTGAATGCGTACGGGCTGTCGAAATGGCGAGGTGAGCAAGCGGTGGCGGAGTCGGGGGCCGATGCATTGATCGTTCGCACGGCTTGGTTATATGGCGCGATGGGGAAAAATTTCGTCAAGTCGATCATGCGGGCTGCTCTGACACAGCCTTCCCTCCGGGTAGTTGACGATCAACGAGGATCTCCTACCTCCGTCGAAGATCTCGCCTCAGTCATCAAAGCGACGGCTACAGGATCCATGCAAGGCATTCTGCATGTGACCAATCGGGGCGATTGTACGTGGTGCGAATTTGCCCGGGCGATTGTAGAAGCAATGAATCTCGATATTTCGGTCCTTCCGATCTCAACGACGGAAGCTGGACGACTGGCTCCGCGCCCCGCCTATTCGGTGCTCGGGCAGCAGCGGTTAGCGCGGCTGGATCTGGCTCCTCGTGACTGGCGTGAGGCCTTGAACCAGTTCGTCAAGGCTGAGCAGGCGTTGGTGACGGTCCATCCGTAG
- the rfbB gene encoding dTDP-glucose 4,6-dehydratase — MNILLTGGAGFIGSHLVRRLLTRSEHQVVNLDALRYSGNLTNLESVQQHPRYRFVQGDICDQPLVESLFQAHRIDGVINCAAETHVDRSILDPGSFARTDVVGTGVLLEAARQAGVRRFLQVSTDEVYGSVETGTSSETDRLAPRSPYSASKAGGELLALSYWTTYKFPVVVTRGSNTYGSHQYPEKFIPLFVTNAIDGQLLPLYGDGRQCRDWLAVEDHCAGIEHAFLHGEPGTAYNIGGGNERENLTVAEVILDSLGQPKSLLRYVSDRPGHDRRYAVDCSRLRELGWKPAVAFADGLRETVRWYQEHESWWRPIKSGEFKRYYEEQYRRRLEEGTACGS, encoded by the coding sequence ATGAATATTCTGCTCACCGGCGGCGCCGGGTTTATCGGATCGCACCTCGTTCGGCGATTGCTGACGCGGTCTGAGCATCAGGTCGTCAATCTCGATGCCTTACGGTATTCCGGGAATCTCACCAACCTTGAATCGGTGCAACAGCATCCCCGCTACCGATTTGTGCAAGGGGATATCTGCGATCAACCGCTGGTGGAATCCCTATTCCAGGCACACCGCATCGACGGTGTCATCAATTGTGCTGCGGAAACGCACGTCGATCGATCTATTCTCGATCCGGGCAGCTTTGCACGGACCGATGTGGTCGGGACAGGCGTGTTATTGGAAGCGGCCCGCCAGGCAGGGGTCCGCCGATTTCTTCAAGTCAGTACCGATGAAGTCTATGGCAGTGTCGAAACCGGGACATCGAGCGAAACTGATCGGCTGGCGCCGCGCAGCCCCTATTCCGCGAGCAAGGCGGGCGGAGAGTTGCTCGCGCTCAGCTATTGGACGACGTACAAGTTTCCCGTGGTTGTGACCAGGGGGAGCAACACTTACGGATCTCATCAGTATCCGGAGAAATTCATTCCCCTCTTTGTGACGAATGCGATCGATGGGCAGCTCCTTCCGCTCTATGGCGATGGCCGCCAATGCCGCGACTGGCTGGCTGTCGAGGATCACTGCGCGGGGATCGAGCACGCATTCCTGCACGGAGAGCCCGGGACAGCCTACAATATCGGCGGAGGGAATGAGCGCGAGAATCTCACGGTGGCGGAGGTGATTCTCGACTCTCTGGGGCAACCGAAGAGTTTATTGCGGTATGTCAGCGATCGTCCCGGCCACGACCGCCGGTATGCGGTCGATTGCAGTCGCTTGCGAGAATTGGGCTGGAAGCCGGCCGTGGCGTTTGCCGATGGGCTCCGTGAAACGGTTAGGTGGTATCAAGAGCACGAATCTTGGTGGCGGCCGATTAAGTCGGGTGAGTTCAAGCGCTATTATGAAGAGCAGTATCGTCGTCGATTGGAAGAAGGGACGGCATGCGGATCCTGA
- a CDS encoding sugar phosphate nucleotidyltransferase — MKGVVLAGGLGTRLLPLTKVTNKHLLPIYDRPMIYYPIQALVNAGIRDIMLVTGGNNAGDFLKLLGNGKEFGLRHLNYTYQEGEGGIADALRLAEHFADGEPICVILGDNIIEGHVAYAAEAFRQQKIGAKILLKEVKDPQRFGVPVLDGERVVKIEEKPAHPRSAYAVTGLYFYDAQVFDIIKTLKPSGRGELEITDVNNAYIAAGTLTWDLLDGWWTDAGTIESLHLANELVGRTGANKREG; from the coding sequence GTGAAAGGTGTTGTGTTGGCTGGTGGGCTGGGAACCAGACTCCTGCCCCTCACGAAAGTGACGAATAAGCATCTGCTGCCGATTTACGATCGGCCCATGATCTATTATCCGATCCAGGCGTTGGTCAACGCAGGGATTCGAGACATTATGCTGGTCACTGGGGGAAACAATGCCGGTGATTTTCTCAAGCTTCTCGGGAATGGCAAGGAATTCGGGCTGAGGCACCTGAACTATACCTATCAAGAAGGGGAAGGCGGGATTGCCGACGCCCTCCGGTTGGCGGAACATTTTGCAGATGGTGAACCGATCTGTGTCATTTTGGGCGACAATATTATTGAAGGCCATGTCGCCTATGCGGCCGAGGCCTTTCGGCAGCAGAAGATCGGGGCGAAGATTCTCCTGAAAGAAGTGAAGGACCCGCAGCGATTCGGGGTGCCGGTGTTGGACGGCGAGCGCGTGGTGAAGATCGAAGAAAAGCCGGCCCATCCACGATCGGCCTATGCGGTGACGGGGTTGTATTTCTATGATGCGCAGGTCTTCGACATTATCAAAACGCTGAAACCGTCAGGGCGAGGTGAGTTGGAAATTACCGATGTCAATAACGCCTACATTGCTGCAGGCACGCTGACGTGGGATCTGCTCGATGGCTGGTGGACCGATGCCGGCACGATCGAGTCTCTTCATCTTGCCAATGAATTGGTCGGTCGGACTGGAGCGAATAAACGTGAGGGCTGA
- a CDS encoding polysaccharide biosynthesis protein, whose translation MRRIATRVFHTVAGKYGQLVMRFRSLLVVATHLGLIVAAHLTAFVLRFEGDIHAPFDQMMWRYLPAVLVIYWGGLRVFGIQRGLWRYVGLHDLGRIFWATLTGSVAFFLIFHVGLGWPEYPRSIIILTGLLSGFYIAGIRLAVRWFREWLQIVAPTVRRVLIVGAGHAGELLARDMLSDPSFNSRPVGFIDDDPVKRKMKIHGIPVVGTIEEIKSIADRLEAHEIIVALPSASTASKQRILAASEGCTAPIKILPNVRQLLGDPVSLQQVRPMRLEDLLQREPIQTDRQELHPLIEGKTVLVTGAGGSIGSELCRQIASYRPESLVLFERYENSLHALLLELRATFPTVGVLPIIGDVTVPERVAEVFRQTGPELVFHAAAHKHVPLMELNPKEAVRNNVLGTRIVAEAALTAGVDRFVLISTDKAVNPTSVMGVTKRIAEQVIQGFNHRGRTKYTVVRFGNVLGSNGSVVPLFAEQILKGGPITVTDPEIKRFFMTIPEAVQLVLQASVIGQGGDVFVLDMGEQIKIVDLARNMIVLSGLVPGKDIDIQFTGLRPGEKLYEELFDESEQTESTAHEKINRAVCPLAQADLDPWLDQLGANLLQWNEEDLLLQLRQRIPSFTPTAPQRVS comes from the coding sequence GTGAGACGCATTGCGACGCGGGTCTTTCATACAGTTGCGGGAAAGTATGGCCAACTGGTCATGCGGTTTCGCTCGCTTCTTGTTGTCGCCACTCATCTGGGGCTAATTGTGGCGGCGCATCTGACTGCGTTCGTATTGCGGTTCGAGGGCGATATTCATGCGCCATTTGACCAGATGATGTGGCGCTATCTGCCGGCTGTCTTGGTGATCTACTGGGGTGGGCTGCGGGTGTTCGGGATTCAGCGTGGATTGTGGCGCTATGTTGGGCTGCATGACTTGGGGCGGATATTTTGGGCGACGCTGACAGGATCTGTCGCCTTCTTTCTAATATTTCATGTGGGGTTGGGGTGGCCTGAGTATCCACGTTCGATCATCATTCTGACCGGGCTCCTAAGCGGATTCTATATTGCGGGGATTCGATTGGCGGTGCGCTGGTTTCGGGAGTGGCTTCAAATCGTGGCGCCGACGGTCCGCCGAGTGCTCATCGTCGGCGCCGGCCATGCCGGAGAACTGTTGGCCAGAGACATGTTGTCTGACCCCAGCTTCAACAGCCGTCCGGTAGGATTCATCGACGATGATCCCGTGAAGCGAAAGATGAAGATTCACGGGATTCCCGTGGTTGGAACCATCGAGGAGATCAAGTCCATTGCGGATCGTTTGGAGGCACACGAAATTATTGTGGCCCTGCCCTCTGCGTCAACCGCTTCGAAACAGCGAATCCTTGCCGCGTCAGAGGGCTGTACGGCGCCGATCAAGATTTTGCCCAATGTGAGGCAGTTGCTGGGAGATCCCGTGTCGTTGCAGCAGGTCAGGCCCATGCGTCTGGAGGATTTGCTGCAACGGGAACCGATTCAGACCGATCGACAGGAATTGCATCCGCTGATCGAAGGGAAGACGGTATTGGTTACGGGAGCAGGAGGATCGATCGGATCGGAGTTGTGCCGTCAGATCGCATCCTATCGGCCGGAGTCGCTGGTGCTGTTTGAACGCTATGAGAATTCCCTTCATGCCCTGTTGTTAGAGTTGCGCGCGACCTTTCCTACTGTTGGGGTCCTTCCAATCATCGGCGATGTCACGGTCCCTGAACGGGTGGCCGAAGTGTTTCGTCAGACGGGTCCTGAACTCGTGTTTCATGCGGCGGCGCACAAACACGTGCCGTTGATGGAGCTGAACCCTAAGGAGGCTGTCCGGAACAATGTATTGGGTACCCGTATCGTCGCTGAAGCGGCATTGACAGCAGGAGTCGATCGGTTCGTGTTGATTTCAACGGACAAAGCCGTCAATCCCACGAGTGTGATGGGCGTGACCAAGCGCATTGCGGAGCAAGTCATCCAAGGCTTCAATCATCGGGGCCGGACAAAATATACCGTGGTGCGCTTTGGGAATGTGTTGGGGAGTAACGGCAGTGTCGTCCCCTTGTTTGCGGAGCAGATTCTCAAAGGTGGCCCGATCACGGTGACAGATCCTGAGATCAAACGATTTTTCATGACGATTCCTGAAGCGGTGCAGCTGGTGTTGCAGGCGAGCGTGATCGGGCAAGGCGGAGATGTGTTTGTGCTTGATATGGGCGAACAGATCAAGATTGTGGATTTGGCTCGGAACATGATCGTGCTTTCCGGCTTGGTGCCGGGGAAGGACATTGATATTCAGTTCACCGGCCTGCGCCCGGGCGAGAAACTCTACGAAGAGTTGTTTGATGAAAGTGAACAGACTGAATCCACGGCACATGAGAAGATCAATCGTGCGGTCTGTCCGCTCGCGCAGGCCGATCTCGACCCCTGGTTGGATCAGCTTGGGGCGAATCTTCTGCAGTGGAATGAAGAAGATCTTTTACTGCAACTCCGGCAGCGGATTCCCAGCTTTACCCCGACCGCTCCTCAACGAGTGTCCTGA